The Lates calcarifer isolate ASB-BC8 linkage group LG6, TLL_Latcal_v3, whole genome shotgun sequence genome includes a region encoding these proteins:
- the LOC108889487 gene encoding glutamate receptor-interacting protein 2 isoform X3, which translates to MNMSARVVFGKGRLTPKQLSFAFPQTDSMRKGSRSSGGKRRMFSFSLRCRLGIIRGRTKDEGPYSKGSKESGGSDQSHSSRRRSLSAEEYRGVTTVDLMKREGSSLGLTISGGSDKDGKPRVSNLRPGGLAARSDQLNVGDYIKSVNGINLSKLRHDEIISLLKNIGERVVLEVEYELPPFVQTPSGVITKTIEVCLHKEGNSFGFVMRGGFHEDWRRSRPLVVTYVRPGGPADREGTLKAGDRVLSIDGMPLNREKHADALTMLMQSGQEALFLIEYDVSVMEAVQQASGPLLVEIVKGPSASLGISLTTTIYRSKQVIIIDKIKPASVVERCGALHAGDILLSIDGTSTEHCSLMEATQLLASTSDIVKLEILPASQSRLPVRPQDTVKVQKSNHHHWDQSSNYCHPPHASHSKTWSSPSHPHNQQDHCKSTSGFSSQGSNTLPCPIPPIAPTSPRSSTGKRRNRKKDHKSSLSLASSSVGPGGQVFHVETSEVVLRGDPLTGFGIQLQGGVFATETLSAPPVIRFIEPDSPAERCGLLQVGDRLLSINGIPTEDGTLEEAHQLLRDSALANKVTVEIEFDVAESVVPSSGTFHVKLPKRRGVELGITISASKKPGKPLIISDIRKGSIAHRTGTLEPGDRLLAIDSVRLENCTMEDAMHVLQQAEDMVKLRIQKDEDNIDELEMSGSIIYTVELKRYNGPLGITISGTEEPFDPIVISGLTKKGLAERTGAIHIGDRVLAINGVSLKGKPLSEAIHLLQMAGESVTLKIKKQADQSDGRRPLDREAGFLSDTEDELTDSQKTSKHSEVYSATVPSIDSAMSSWDSSGFDAGYSSQGTYLHKASDILLNPNEWRRTKHRSQTSSSSAGLVHHTALYDGRFTEDEWDKIPGFVSPPRCHGTLNQEDSFWSQALQDLETCGQSEILRELEASMTGSALSLYLEETKTNEDLMFQSDISPIKREGIHAESKNKSNLNMSTGARDVPSRGKGDPCDILSPTTLALHKVTIQKDLESHDFGFSVSDGLLEKGVFVNMIRPDGPADQAGLKPFDRILQVNRVRTRDLDCCLTVPLIMEAGDSLDLVISRNPLAAADTGLPDDCDHPSNSVFCFPEHRTNGIAL; encoded by the exons CAGAAGAGTACCGAGGAGTGACCACGGTGGACCTGATGAAAAGGGAAGGGAGCAGCCTCGGCCTCACCATCTCCGGAGGGTCTGATAAGGACGGCAAGCCCAGAGTGTCAAACCTACGGCCAGGTGGGCTAGCTGCCAG GAGTGACCAGCTGAATGTAGGAGACTACATCAAGTCAGTGAATGGCATCAACCTGTCAAAGCTTCGCCATGATGAGATTATCAGCCTGCTGAAGAACATCGGGGAACGAGTTGTGCTGGAGGTGGAGTACGAGCTGCCTCCGTTCG TTCAGACCCCCTCAGGAGTCATAACCAAAACCATAGAGGTGTGTTTACACAAGGAGGGAAACAGCTTTGGGTTTGTCATGAGAG gAGGCTTCCATGAAGACTGGCGCAGGTCCCGTCCTCTAGTGGTTACCTACGTCAGACCCGGGGGTCCCGCTGACAG agAGGGCACTTTGAAGGCCGGAGACCGGGTGTTGAGCATAGACGGGATGcctttaaacagagaaaagcacgCTGACGCTTTGACCATGCTGATGCAGAGCGGCCAGGAAGCTCTGTTCCTGATTGAGTATGACGTCTCTGTCATgg AGGCAGTGCAGCAAGCCTCAGGCCCTCTGCTGGTGGAGATAGTGAAGGGCCCCTCTGCCAGCCTGGGGATCAGCCTCACCACAACAATATACAGGAGCAAACAAGTTATCATTATTGATAAGATAAAGCCAGCTAGCGTGGTGGAAAG gtgtggAGCGCTGCACGCAGGTGACATCCTCCTGTCCATAGACGGGACCAGTACAGAGCACTGCTCCCTGATGGAGGCCACGCAGCTACTAGCCAGTACCTCAGATATTGTCAAACTAGAGATTCTTCCAGCCAGTCAGAGTAGACTTCCTGTCAGGCCGCAAGACACAG TAAAAGTGCAGAAGAGCAACCATCATCACTGGGACCAAAGCAGCAACTACTGCCATCCCCCACATGCCAGCCACAGCAAGACATGGAGCAGCCCAAGCCACCCACACAACCAGCAGGACCACTGCAAAT CCACCTCAGGCTTCAGCAGCCAAGGTAGCAACACTCTGCCCTGTCCCATCCCTCCGATCGCCCCCACCAGCCCCCGCAGTTCCACCGgcaagaggaggaacaggaagaaAGACCACAAGAGCTCAC tATCTCTGGCGTCCAGTTCTGTTGGCCCAGGGGGGCAGGTTTTTCATGTGGAAACAAGCGAGGTCGTCCTGAGGGGGGATCCGCTCACAGGTTTCGGGATCCAGCTGCAGGGGGGTGTCTTTGCCACAGAAACCCTGTCCGCTCCCCCAGTCATCCGCTTTATAGAGCCCGACAGCCCAGCTGAGAG GTGTGGGCTGCTGCAGGTTGGAGACAGACTATTGTCCATCAATGGGATCCCCACTGAAGATGGCACCTTGGAGGAAGCCCATCAGCTGCTCAGAGACTCCGCTCTGGCCAATAAGGTCACAGTGGAGATTGAGTTTGATGTTGCAG AGTCAGTGGTTCCCAGCAGTGGCACCTTCCACGTTAAACTGCccaagaggagaggagtggagtTGGGCATCACCATCAGCG cAAGTAAGAAACCTGGCAAGCCCCTCATCATCTCTGACATCAGAAAAGGAAGTATAGCACACAG AACAGGCACTCTGGAGCCTGGAGACAGGCTGCTGGCCATCGACAGCGTGCGTCTGGAGAACTGCACCATGGAGGACGCCATGCACGTCCTGCAGCAGGCCGAGGACATGGTCAAACTGCGAATCCAGAAGGACGAGGACAACATTG ATGAGTTGGAGATGTCAGGCTCCATAATCTACACAGTTGAGCTGAAGAGATACAATGGACCACTGGGCATCACCATTTCTGGCACCGAGGAGCCCTTTGACCCCATCGTCATTTCTGGCCTCACCAAGAAAGGCCTGGCAGAGAG GACCGGGGCCATCCATATAGGGGACCGAGTCCTGGCTATCAATGGCGTCAGTTTAAAAGGGAAGCCGCTGAGCGAGGCCATCCACCTCCTGCAAATGGCCGGGGAGTCCGTCACCCTGAAGATCAAGAAACAAGCCGAcc AGTCTGATGGCCGACGGCCCCTGGACAGAGAAGCTGGGTTTTTAAGTGACACAGAGGACGAACTGACGGACTCCCAGAAGACCAGTAAACACTCAGAGGTCTACTCTGCCACCGTTCCCAGTATAGACTCTGCCATGAGCTCCTGGGATAGCTCAGGGTTCGACGCAGGCTACAGTAGCCAAG gaaCATATCTTCACAAAGCATCCGATATATTGCTCAATCCAAATGAGTGGAGGCGCACAAAGCACAGGAGCCAAACCAGTTCAAGCTCTGCAGGCTTAGTCCACCACACAGCGCTGTATGATGGGAGATTCACTGAGGATGAGTGGGACAAGATACCTGG ATTCGTCAGCCCGCCTCGTTGCCATGGCACCCTCAACCAGGAGGACAGTTTCTGGTCCCAGGCTCTGCAGGACCTCGAGACCTGCGGTCAGTCAGAGATTCTCAGGGAGCTGGAG GCATCCATGACAGGTAGTGCACTTAGTCTGTACCTAGAAGAGACCAAGACCAACGAAGACTTgatgtttcagtctgacattAGTCCCATTAAGAGAGAGGGAATCCATGCCGAGTCTAAGAACAAAAGCAACCTGAACATGTCGACTGGAGCCAGAGATGTACCGTCCAGGGGCAAAGGGGACCCCTGTGATATTTTGTCTCCTACAACTCTGGCACTGCACAAG GTGACGATACAGAAAGACCTTGAGAGCCATGACTTTGGTTTCAGTGTATCAGACGGGCTCCTGGAGAAAGGGGTTTTTGTCAATATGATCCGCCCAGATGGCCCAGCTGACCAGGCGGGTTTAAAGCCTTTCGACCGCATTCTTCAG GTGAACCGTGTGAGGACCAGGGACTTGGACTGTTGTCTAACTGTGCCCCTAATTATGGAGGCTGGAGACAGCCTGGACTTGGTCATTAGCAGGAAtccactggcagcagcagacACCGGCCTGCCTGACGACTGTGACCACCCTTCAAACTCAGTGTTCTGTTTTCCTGAACACAGGACCAATGGCATCGCCCTGTGA
- the LOC108889487 gene encoding glutamate receptor-interacting protein 2 isoform X1 codes for MNMSARVVFGKGRLTPKQLSFAFPQTDSMRKGSRSSGGKRRMFSFSLRCRLGIIRGRTKDEGPYSKGSKESGGSDQSHSSRRRSLSAEEYRGVTTVDLMKREGSSLGLTISGGSDKDGKPRVSNLRPGGLAARSDQLNVGDYIKSVNGINLSKLRHDEIISLLKNIGERVVLEVEYELPPFVQTPSGVITKTIEVCLHKEGNSFGFVMRGGFHEDWRRSRPLVVTYVRPGGPADREGTLKAGDRVLSIDGMPLNREKHADALTMLMQSGQEALFLIEYDVSVMEAVQQASGPLLVEIVKGPSASLGISLTTTIYRSKQVIIIDKIKPASVVERCGALHAGDILLSIDGTSTEHCSLMEATQLLASTSDIVKLEILPASQSRLPVRPQDTVKVQKSNHHHWDQSSNYCHPPHASHSKTWSSPSHPHNQQDHCKSLVSGGFSPSSTATSGFSSQGSNTLPCPIPPIAPTSPRSSTGKRRNRKKDHKSSLSLASSSVGPGGQVFHVETSEVVLRGDPLTGFGIQLQGGVFATETLSAPPVIRFIEPDSPAERCGLLQVGDRLLSINGIPTEDGTLEEAHQLLRDSALANKVTVEIEFDVAESVVPSSGTFHVKLPKRRGVELGITISASKKPGKPLIISDIRKGSIAHRTGTLEPGDRLLAIDSVRLENCTMEDAMHVLQQAEDMVKLRIQKDEDNIDELEMSGSIIYTVELKRYNGPLGITISGTEEPFDPIVISGLTKKGLAERTGAIHIGDRVLAINGVSLKGKPLSEAIHLLQMAGESVTLKIKKQADQSDGRRPLDREAGFLSDTEDELTDSQKTSKHSEVYSATVPSIDSAMSSWDSSGFDAGYSSQGTYLHKASDILLNPNEWRRTKHRSQTSSSSAGLVHHTALYDGRFTEDEWDKIPGFVSPPRCHGTLNQEDSFWSQALQDLETCGQSEILRELEASMTGSALSLYLEETKTNEDLMFQSDISPIKREGIHAESKNKSNLNMSTGARDVPSRGKGDPCDILSPTTLALHKVTIQKDLESHDFGFSVSDGLLEKGVFVNMIRPDGPADQAGLKPFDRILQVNRVRTRDLDCCLTVPLIMEAGDSLDLVISRNPLAAADTGLPDDCDHPSNSVFCFPEHRTNGIAL; via the exons CAGAAGAGTACCGAGGAGTGACCACGGTGGACCTGATGAAAAGGGAAGGGAGCAGCCTCGGCCTCACCATCTCCGGAGGGTCTGATAAGGACGGCAAGCCCAGAGTGTCAAACCTACGGCCAGGTGGGCTAGCTGCCAG GAGTGACCAGCTGAATGTAGGAGACTACATCAAGTCAGTGAATGGCATCAACCTGTCAAAGCTTCGCCATGATGAGATTATCAGCCTGCTGAAGAACATCGGGGAACGAGTTGTGCTGGAGGTGGAGTACGAGCTGCCTCCGTTCG TTCAGACCCCCTCAGGAGTCATAACCAAAACCATAGAGGTGTGTTTACACAAGGAGGGAAACAGCTTTGGGTTTGTCATGAGAG gAGGCTTCCATGAAGACTGGCGCAGGTCCCGTCCTCTAGTGGTTACCTACGTCAGACCCGGGGGTCCCGCTGACAG agAGGGCACTTTGAAGGCCGGAGACCGGGTGTTGAGCATAGACGGGATGcctttaaacagagaaaagcacgCTGACGCTTTGACCATGCTGATGCAGAGCGGCCAGGAAGCTCTGTTCCTGATTGAGTATGACGTCTCTGTCATgg AGGCAGTGCAGCAAGCCTCAGGCCCTCTGCTGGTGGAGATAGTGAAGGGCCCCTCTGCCAGCCTGGGGATCAGCCTCACCACAACAATATACAGGAGCAAACAAGTTATCATTATTGATAAGATAAAGCCAGCTAGCGTGGTGGAAAG gtgtggAGCGCTGCACGCAGGTGACATCCTCCTGTCCATAGACGGGACCAGTACAGAGCACTGCTCCCTGATGGAGGCCACGCAGCTACTAGCCAGTACCTCAGATATTGTCAAACTAGAGATTCTTCCAGCCAGTCAGAGTAGACTTCCTGTCAGGCCGCAAGACACAG TAAAAGTGCAGAAGAGCAACCATCATCACTGGGACCAAAGCAGCAACTACTGCCATCCCCCACATGCCAGCCACAGCAAGACATGGAGCAGCCCAAGCCACCCACACAACCAGCAGGACCACTGCAAAT CCCTGGTGAGTGGTGGCTTCTCCCCTTCCTCCACAGCCACCTCAGGCTTCAGCAGCCAAGGTAGCAACACTCTGCCCTGTCCCATCCCTCCGATCGCCCCCACCAGCCCCCGCAGTTCCACCGgcaagaggaggaacaggaagaaAGACCACAAGAGCTCAC tATCTCTGGCGTCCAGTTCTGTTGGCCCAGGGGGGCAGGTTTTTCATGTGGAAACAAGCGAGGTCGTCCTGAGGGGGGATCCGCTCACAGGTTTCGGGATCCAGCTGCAGGGGGGTGTCTTTGCCACAGAAACCCTGTCCGCTCCCCCAGTCATCCGCTTTATAGAGCCCGACAGCCCAGCTGAGAG GTGTGGGCTGCTGCAGGTTGGAGACAGACTATTGTCCATCAATGGGATCCCCACTGAAGATGGCACCTTGGAGGAAGCCCATCAGCTGCTCAGAGACTCCGCTCTGGCCAATAAGGTCACAGTGGAGATTGAGTTTGATGTTGCAG AGTCAGTGGTTCCCAGCAGTGGCACCTTCCACGTTAAACTGCccaagaggagaggagtggagtTGGGCATCACCATCAGCG cAAGTAAGAAACCTGGCAAGCCCCTCATCATCTCTGACATCAGAAAAGGAAGTATAGCACACAG AACAGGCACTCTGGAGCCTGGAGACAGGCTGCTGGCCATCGACAGCGTGCGTCTGGAGAACTGCACCATGGAGGACGCCATGCACGTCCTGCAGCAGGCCGAGGACATGGTCAAACTGCGAATCCAGAAGGACGAGGACAACATTG ATGAGTTGGAGATGTCAGGCTCCATAATCTACACAGTTGAGCTGAAGAGATACAATGGACCACTGGGCATCACCATTTCTGGCACCGAGGAGCCCTTTGACCCCATCGTCATTTCTGGCCTCACCAAGAAAGGCCTGGCAGAGAG GACCGGGGCCATCCATATAGGGGACCGAGTCCTGGCTATCAATGGCGTCAGTTTAAAAGGGAAGCCGCTGAGCGAGGCCATCCACCTCCTGCAAATGGCCGGGGAGTCCGTCACCCTGAAGATCAAGAAACAAGCCGAcc AGTCTGATGGCCGACGGCCCCTGGACAGAGAAGCTGGGTTTTTAAGTGACACAGAGGACGAACTGACGGACTCCCAGAAGACCAGTAAACACTCAGAGGTCTACTCTGCCACCGTTCCCAGTATAGACTCTGCCATGAGCTCCTGGGATAGCTCAGGGTTCGACGCAGGCTACAGTAGCCAAG gaaCATATCTTCACAAAGCATCCGATATATTGCTCAATCCAAATGAGTGGAGGCGCACAAAGCACAGGAGCCAAACCAGTTCAAGCTCTGCAGGCTTAGTCCACCACACAGCGCTGTATGATGGGAGATTCACTGAGGATGAGTGGGACAAGATACCTGG ATTCGTCAGCCCGCCTCGTTGCCATGGCACCCTCAACCAGGAGGACAGTTTCTGGTCCCAGGCTCTGCAGGACCTCGAGACCTGCGGTCAGTCAGAGATTCTCAGGGAGCTGGAG GCATCCATGACAGGTAGTGCACTTAGTCTGTACCTAGAAGAGACCAAGACCAACGAAGACTTgatgtttcagtctgacattAGTCCCATTAAGAGAGAGGGAATCCATGCCGAGTCTAAGAACAAAAGCAACCTGAACATGTCGACTGGAGCCAGAGATGTACCGTCCAGGGGCAAAGGGGACCCCTGTGATATTTTGTCTCCTACAACTCTGGCACTGCACAAG GTGACGATACAGAAAGACCTTGAGAGCCATGACTTTGGTTTCAGTGTATCAGACGGGCTCCTGGAGAAAGGGGTTTTTGTCAATATGATCCGCCCAGATGGCCCAGCTGACCAGGCGGGTTTAAAGCCTTTCGACCGCATTCTTCAG GTGAACCGTGTGAGGACCAGGGACTTGGACTGTTGTCTAACTGTGCCCCTAATTATGGAGGCTGGAGACAGCCTGGACTTGGTCATTAGCAGGAAtccactggcagcagcagacACCGGCCTGCCTGACGACTGTGACCACCCTTCAAACTCAGTGTTCTGTTTTCCTGAACACAGGACCAATGGCATCGCCCTGTGA
- the LOC108889487 gene encoding glutamate receptor-interacting protein 2 isoform X5, which produces MLCGLRRDTKNSIDEGPYSKGSKESGGSDQSHSSRRRSLSAEEYRGVTTVDLMKREGSSLGLTISGGSDKDGKPRVSNLRPGGLAARSDQLNVGDYIKSVNGINLSKLRHDEIISLLKNIGERVVLEVEYELPPFVQTPSGVITKTIEVCLHKEGNSFGFVMRGGFHEDWRRSRPLVVTYVRPGGPADREGTLKAGDRVLSIDGMPLNREKHADALTMLMQSGQEALFLIEYDVSVMEAVQQASGPLLVEIVKGPSASLGISLTTTIYRSKQVIIIDKIKPASVVERCGALHAGDILLSIDGTSTEHCSLMEATQLLASTSDIVKLEILPASQSRLPVRPQDTVKVQKSNHHHWDQSSNYCHPPHASHSKTWSSPSHPHNQQDHCKSLVSGGFSPSSTATSGFSSQGSNTLPCPIPPIAPTSPRSSTGKRRNRKKDHKSSLSLASSSVGPGGQVFHVETSEVVLRGDPLTGFGIQLQGGVFATETLSAPPVIRFIEPDSPAERCGLLQVGDRLLSINGIPTEDGTLEEAHQLLRDSALANKVTVEIEFDVAESVVPSSGTFHVKLPKRRGVELGITISASKKPGKPLIISDIRKGSIAHRTGTLEPGDRLLAIDSVRLENCTMEDAMHVLQQAEDMVKLRIQKDEDNIDELEMSGSIIYTVELKRYNGPLGITISGTEEPFDPIVISGLTKKGLAERTGAIHIGDRVLAINGVSLKGKPLSEAIHLLQMAGESVTLKIKKQADQSDGRRPLDREAGFLSDTEDELTDSQKTSKHSEVYSATVPSIDSAMSSWDSSGFDAGYSSQGTYLHKASDILLNPNEWRRTKHRSQTSSSSAGLVHHTALYDGRFTEDEWDKIPGFVSPPRCHGTLNQEDSFWSQALQDLETCGQSEILRELEASMTGSALSLYLEETKTNEDLMFQSDISPIKREGIHAESKNKSNLNMSTGARDVPSRGKGDPCDILSPTTLALHKVTIQKDLESHDFGFSVSDGLLEKGVFVNMIRPDGPADQAGLKPFDRILQVNRVRTRDLDCCLTVPLIMEAGDSLDLVISRNPLAAADTGLPDDCDHPSNSVFCFPEHRTNGIAL; this is translated from the exons CAGAAGAGTACCGAGGAGTGACCACGGTGGACCTGATGAAAAGGGAAGGGAGCAGCCTCGGCCTCACCATCTCCGGAGGGTCTGATAAGGACGGCAAGCCCAGAGTGTCAAACCTACGGCCAGGTGGGCTAGCTGCCAG GAGTGACCAGCTGAATGTAGGAGACTACATCAAGTCAGTGAATGGCATCAACCTGTCAAAGCTTCGCCATGATGAGATTATCAGCCTGCTGAAGAACATCGGGGAACGAGTTGTGCTGGAGGTGGAGTACGAGCTGCCTCCGTTCG TTCAGACCCCCTCAGGAGTCATAACCAAAACCATAGAGGTGTGTTTACACAAGGAGGGAAACAGCTTTGGGTTTGTCATGAGAG gAGGCTTCCATGAAGACTGGCGCAGGTCCCGTCCTCTAGTGGTTACCTACGTCAGACCCGGGGGTCCCGCTGACAG agAGGGCACTTTGAAGGCCGGAGACCGGGTGTTGAGCATAGACGGGATGcctttaaacagagaaaagcacgCTGACGCTTTGACCATGCTGATGCAGAGCGGCCAGGAAGCTCTGTTCCTGATTGAGTATGACGTCTCTGTCATgg AGGCAGTGCAGCAAGCCTCAGGCCCTCTGCTGGTGGAGATAGTGAAGGGCCCCTCTGCCAGCCTGGGGATCAGCCTCACCACAACAATATACAGGAGCAAACAAGTTATCATTATTGATAAGATAAAGCCAGCTAGCGTGGTGGAAAG gtgtggAGCGCTGCACGCAGGTGACATCCTCCTGTCCATAGACGGGACCAGTACAGAGCACTGCTCCCTGATGGAGGCCACGCAGCTACTAGCCAGTACCTCAGATATTGTCAAACTAGAGATTCTTCCAGCCAGTCAGAGTAGACTTCCTGTCAGGCCGCAAGACACAG TAAAAGTGCAGAAGAGCAACCATCATCACTGGGACCAAAGCAGCAACTACTGCCATCCCCCACATGCCAGCCACAGCAAGACATGGAGCAGCCCAAGCCACCCACACAACCAGCAGGACCACTGCAAAT CCCTGGTGAGTGGTGGCTTCTCCCCTTCCTCCACAGCCACCTCAGGCTTCAGCAGCCAAGGTAGCAACACTCTGCCCTGTCCCATCCCTCCGATCGCCCCCACCAGCCCCCGCAGTTCCACCGgcaagaggaggaacaggaagaaAGACCACAAGAGCTCAC tATCTCTGGCGTCCAGTTCTGTTGGCCCAGGGGGGCAGGTTTTTCATGTGGAAACAAGCGAGGTCGTCCTGAGGGGGGATCCGCTCACAGGTTTCGGGATCCAGCTGCAGGGGGGTGTCTTTGCCACAGAAACCCTGTCCGCTCCCCCAGTCATCCGCTTTATAGAGCCCGACAGCCCAGCTGAGAG GTGTGGGCTGCTGCAGGTTGGAGACAGACTATTGTCCATCAATGGGATCCCCACTGAAGATGGCACCTTGGAGGAAGCCCATCAGCTGCTCAGAGACTCCGCTCTGGCCAATAAGGTCACAGTGGAGATTGAGTTTGATGTTGCAG AGTCAGTGGTTCCCAGCAGTGGCACCTTCCACGTTAAACTGCccaagaggagaggagtggagtTGGGCATCACCATCAGCG cAAGTAAGAAACCTGGCAAGCCCCTCATCATCTCTGACATCAGAAAAGGAAGTATAGCACACAG AACAGGCACTCTGGAGCCTGGAGACAGGCTGCTGGCCATCGACAGCGTGCGTCTGGAGAACTGCACCATGGAGGACGCCATGCACGTCCTGCAGCAGGCCGAGGACATGGTCAAACTGCGAATCCAGAAGGACGAGGACAACATTG ATGAGTTGGAGATGTCAGGCTCCATAATCTACACAGTTGAGCTGAAGAGATACAATGGACCACTGGGCATCACCATTTCTGGCACCGAGGAGCCCTTTGACCCCATCGTCATTTCTGGCCTCACCAAGAAAGGCCTGGCAGAGAG GACCGGGGCCATCCATATAGGGGACCGAGTCCTGGCTATCAATGGCGTCAGTTTAAAAGGGAAGCCGCTGAGCGAGGCCATCCACCTCCTGCAAATGGCCGGGGAGTCCGTCACCCTGAAGATCAAGAAACAAGCCGAcc AGTCTGATGGCCGACGGCCCCTGGACAGAGAAGCTGGGTTTTTAAGTGACACAGAGGACGAACTGACGGACTCCCAGAAGACCAGTAAACACTCAGAGGTCTACTCTGCCACCGTTCCCAGTATAGACTCTGCCATGAGCTCCTGGGATAGCTCAGGGTTCGACGCAGGCTACAGTAGCCAAG gaaCATATCTTCACAAAGCATCCGATATATTGCTCAATCCAAATGAGTGGAGGCGCACAAAGCACAGGAGCCAAACCAGTTCAAGCTCTGCAGGCTTAGTCCACCACACAGCGCTGTATGATGGGAGATTCACTGAGGATGAGTGGGACAAGATACCTGG ATTCGTCAGCCCGCCTCGTTGCCATGGCACCCTCAACCAGGAGGACAGTTTCTGGTCCCAGGCTCTGCAGGACCTCGAGACCTGCGGTCAGTCAGAGATTCTCAGGGAGCTGGAG GCATCCATGACAGGTAGTGCACTTAGTCTGTACCTAGAAGAGACCAAGACCAACGAAGACTTgatgtttcagtctgacattAGTCCCATTAAGAGAGAGGGAATCCATGCCGAGTCTAAGAACAAAAGCAACCTGAACATGTCGACTGGAGCCAGAGATGTACCGTCCAGGGGCAAAGGGGACCCCTGTGATATTTTGTCTCCTACAACTCTGGCACTGCACAAG GTGACGATACAGAAAGACCTTGAGAGCCATGACTTTGGTTTCAGTGTATCAGACGGGCTCCTGGAGAAAGGGGTTTTTGTCAATATGATCCGCCCAGATGGCCCAGCTGACCAGGCGGGTTTAAAGCCTTTCGACCGCATTCTTCAG GTGAACCGTGTGAGGACCAGGGACTTGGACTGTTGTCTAACTGTGCCCCTAATTATGGAGGCTGGAGACAGCCTGGACTTGGTCATTAGCAGGAAtccactggcagcagcagacACCGGCCTGCCTGACGACTGTGACCACCCTTCAAACTCAGTGTTCTGTTTTCCTGAACACAGGACCAATGGCATCGCCCTGTGA